The Penaeus vannamei isolate JL-2024 chromosome 16, ASM4276789v1, whole genome shotgun sequence genome includes a window with the following:
- the Atg16 gene encoding autophagy-related protein 16: MALCWNKASDGHWRHRIYQRLRDRNKKEYENINDLIQLHNRLFEQSELLRTENLQLTLQNEKLRQENSDLHSKGGGGDGGSGSGSAAAGASSQVVQALEQKLYKLQEELTDLHRRKGENAQQLVELNQCLQERDKLLATKENKLAEYESEILILKEELAAKESALADLQAVNQVLRDEYQTLNLAFTALEDKYRKAQDENRELIDRWMAQKAKDAEKLNMENDTALKKRQMMLEEQLKEAAREPKQVSLESKFACSPPICLTAVLPAKAYLRYDAHDGEVNSVCFSPQGKIVATGGADRKLKLWDISRATVEARGVLTGSNAGVTAIDFDAEESLILGASNDFASRVWTVMDHRLRHTLTGHSGKVMAAKFLSESSKVVTGSHDRTLKIWDLRSRACIRTIFAGSSCNDLVPSDSAATTIISGHFDKKIRFWDTRTEQSANEVPLQGKITSLCLSRDGFYLLSCVRDDSLKILDLRKNQVVNTFTCEGFHVGADYSRAVFSPDATYVAAGSGDGSVYIWNVSTGKLEKTLREHVACVVACSWHPNGKSLVSCDRAKKVVAWSDF, encoded by the exons ATGGCTCTGTGCTGGAATAAAGCCTCCGACGGCCACTGGAGGCACAGGATATACCAGAGACTACGCGACAGGAATAAAAAGGAGTATGAGAACATCAACGACCTCATCCAGCTGC ATAATCGGCTCTTCGAGCAAAGTGAATTACTAAGAACAGAGAACCTACAGCTAACACTTCAGAATGAGAAGCTTCGTCAGGAGAACTCAGACTTACACagtaaaggaggtggaggagatgggggCAGTGGATCTGGTTCTGCTGCTGCGGGTGCCTCCTCTCAAGTGGTTCAG GCACTGGAACAGAAATTGTATAAGCTACAAGAAGAATTAACGGACCTCCACAGACGGAAGGGTGAAAATGCCCAGCAGCTGGTGGAGTTAAACCAGTGCCTTCAGGAACGTGACAAATTACTAGCAaccaaagaaaataa ATTAGCTGAGTATGAATCGGAGATCCTGATTCTCAAAGAGGAATTAGCAGCTAAAGAGTCAGCCCTCGCAGATCTCCAGGCAGTCAACCAAGTCCTGCGAGATGAATACCAGACGCTTAACTTAGCCTTCACTGCCTTGGAAGACAAGTATAGAAAAGCTCAG GATGAAAACAGAGAGTTAATTGATCGCTGGATGGCCCAGAAGGCAAAGGATGCAGAGAAGTTGAACATGGAGAATGACACAGCACTGAA GAAACGCCAGATGATGCTCGAGGAACAGCTAAAAGAGGCAGCAAGAGAACCAAAGCAAGTTAGCTTAGAAAGCAAGTTTGCGTGTAGCCCGCCTATATGTCTTACAGCCGTCCTACCTGCAAAGGCTTACCTTAGATAT gATGCTCACGATGGGGAAGTTAATTCCGTCTGCTTTAGTCCTCAGGGAAAAATTGTAGCTACTGGAGGCGCTGATAGAAAGCTCAAACTCTGGGACATTAGCCGTG CCACGGTTGAAGCGAGAGGAGTCCTCACTGGCAGCAATGCTGGTGTGACGGCCATAGACTTTGATGCCGAAGAATCGCTTATATTAGGTGCCTCCAATGACTTTGCAAGCCGAGTCTGGACTGTCATGGATCACAGATTAAGA CACACCCTAACAGGGCATTCAGGCAAAGTCATGGCAGCCAAATTTTTGTCTGAGTCATCCAAGGTTGTGACGGGATCCCATGACCGCACCCTCAAGATATGGGACCTCAGAAGCCGGGCAT GTATCAGAACGATCTTTGCTGGGTCGAGTTGCAATGACCTTGTTCCTTCAGACAGTGCAGCAACGACTATTATTTCGGGTCACTTTGACAAGAAAATCCGTTTCTGGGACACTCGGACGGAACAATCAGCCAATGAGGTGCCTCTGCAGGGGAAGATAACATCACTTTGTCTATCCAGAG ATGGGTTTTACCTCCTAAGTTGTGTTCGTGATGATTCCTTGAAAATCTTGGACTTGCGGAAAAATCAAGTAGTCAACACATTCAC TTGTGAAGGCTTCCATGTTGGTGCAGACTACTCACGTGCCGTGTTTTCCCCTGATGCGACATATGTGGCAGCAGGAAGTGGCGACGGCTCTGTCTACATTTGGAACGTCAGTACAGGCAAGCTTGAGAAGACACTCAGGGAACATGT AGCATGTGTTGTGGCATGCAGTTGGCACCCGAACGGCAAGTCACTAGTGTCATGTGATCGGGCCAAGAAAGTGGTAGCGTGGTCAGACTTTTAG